One uncultured Alphaproteobacteria bacterium genomic region harbors:
- a CDS encoding hypothetical protein (Evidence 5 : No homology to any previously reported sequences), with translation MAPHPRTPCRQAGLRHHARRRHFLDHWEAEGWAEHNVVIRGERPVGRGLQLTIAVLIKRRRDLPLSAAKHAFRQKCPEQPRQNQPIDHEMSKAGALEPSHQPGNRSKCTCKRKHPGKHCVALKRDVPGPSEVITSKKARRGGGADRER, from the coding sequence ATGGCGCCCCATCCTCGAACGCCATGTCGGCAAGCAGGTCTCCGGCATCATGCGCGACGACGGCATTTCCTGGACCATTGGGAGGCAGAGGGGTGGGCCGAACATAACGTAGTCATTCGTGGGGAAAGACCCGTCGGCAGGGGGCTTCAATTGACAATCGCGGTGTTGATCAAACGACGGCGCGACCTTCCGCTAAGCGCTGCAAAGCATGCGTTTCGCCAGAAATGTCCAGAGCAACCCCGCCAGAATCAACCGATAGATCACGAAATGAGTAAAGCTGGCGCGCTAGAGCCAAGCCATCAGCCCGGCAATCGCAGCAAGTGCACTTGCAAACGCAAGCATCCCGGCAAGCACTGCGTCGCCCTGAAGCGCGACGTCCCCGGGCCGAGCGAGGTCATAACCTCCAAGAAGGCCCGCCGCGGTGGTGGTGCGGATAGAGAGCGGTAA
- a CDS encoding hypothetical protein (Evidence 5 : No homology to any previously reported sequences), whose product MIYRLILAGLLWTFLAKRMLCSA is encoded by the coding sequence GTGATCTATCGGTTGATTCTGGCGGGGTTGCTCTGGACATTTCTGGCGAAACGCATGCTTTGCAGCGCTTAG
- a CDS encoding conserved hypothetical protein (Evidence 4 : Homologs of previously reported genes of unknown function) has protein sequence MGQFLHGSATTTEAVRRAIQNSQASLKTLAKRYGINQKMAAKWKNRDTVSDRRTGPAEPRSTVLSVEEEAVIVAFRRHTMLPLDDCLNALQPTIPDLTRSS, from the coding sequence ATGGGACAGTTTCTTCACGGCAGCGCCACGACGACAGAGGCGGTTCGTCGAGCAATACAGAATAGTCAAGCGAGCCTGAAAACGCTGGCCAAGCGCTACGGGATTAACCAGAAGATGGCCGCCAAGTGGAAGAACCGTGATACGGTCAGCGACCGCCGGACGGGACCGGCAGAACCACGTTCGACGGTCCTGTCGGTGGAAGAGGAAGCGGTGATTGTCGCCTTCCGACGCCACACGATGCTGCCACTGGATGATTGCCTCAATGCGCTGCAGCCGACCATCCCGGATTTGACGCGTTCCTCGTAA
- a CDS encoding putative protease HtpX family protein (Evidence 3 : Function proposed based on presence of conserved amino acid motif, structural feature or limited homology), which yields MPAVSTRHRFINLVQSALLLGLMAMIAWVSMTAVVGAEVGLLLAFGMVAGLIFAPNLPQDFLLSAYQAERITGRDAPGLVAGIAELARRADLPRAPKLYRVSSPLPNAFAMGSPEDSTICVTDGLLQLLDGRELVGVLAHEVGHIANRDLWIMGLADMMSRLVSIASWLGQFLLLLNLPLIFAGAVYVPWHIVALLIFAPTLMALVQLGLSRTREYDADRAAAELTGDPEGLMRALSKLERRVGRFWEEIFLPGRRIPEPSLLRTHPSTESRIARLRELTALATPQYPTIAGMSYKPRLPSFLPPKFRRYGFYW from the coding sequence ATGCCTGCTGTCTCGACGAGGCATCGATTTATCAATCTCGTCCAATCCGCGCTCTTGCTTGGCCTTATGGCGATGATCGCCTGGGTGTCCATGACAGCGGTCGTCGGCGCGGAGGTCGGGCTGCTGCTTGCCTTCGGAATGGTTGCGGGTCTGATTTTTGCCCCCAATCTGCCGCAAGACTTCTTGCTGTCCGCATATCAGGCGGAGCGCATAACGGGACGTGATGCGCCCGGCCTTGTCGCAGGAATAGCGGAACTTGCGCGACGTGCCGATTTGCCGCGCGCGCCGAAGCTCTATCGCGTATCGAGCCCGTTGCCGAACGCCTTCGCGATGGGCAGTCCGGAAGACAGTACAATCTGCGTCACCGATGGACTGCTTCAACTCCTCGACGGTCGCGAACTCGTCGGCGTCCTGGCTCACGAAGTTGGCCACATCGCGAACCGCGACCTGTGGATCATGGGATTGGCAGATATGATGTCACGGTTGGTTTCCATCGCGAGTTGGCTTGGACAATTCCTGCTGCTCCTCAACCTACCTCTTATTTTCGCGGGCGCGGTCTATGTTCCGTGGCATATCGTGGCGCTTCTCATCTTCGCGCCCACCTTGATGGCGCTCGTGCAGCTCGGCCTGTCGCGCACCCGCGAGTATGACGCAGATCGCGCGGCGGCAGAGCTGACTGGCGACCCGGAGGGTCTCATGAGAGCGCTGAGCAAACTCGAACGTCGTGTCGGAAGGTTCTGGGAAGAAATTTTTCTTCCCGGCCGGCGCATTCCCGAGCCGTCTCTCTTGCGAACGCATCCAAGCACAGAAAGTCGGATCGCCAGGCTGCGTGAACTCACCGCCTTGGCAACACCGCAGTATCCGACAATTGCGGGCATGTCTTATAAACCACGGCTACCCTCGTTCTTGCCGCCCAAATTCCGTCGATATGGATTTTATTGGTAG
- the DEGP gene encoding Protease Do-like 1, chloroplastic codes for MNRTFFIRLVSATSAALLIIIVWQSFPIIQGVVLGRFAEPRAVAPRGDLAAFEQSTITVFNAARDSVVFITTAERVVDPWTRNAYDVPRGNGSGFVWDELGHVVTNNHVIAGASRAVVRLADGRAFSARLVGRAPEHDLAVLHIGVGSDRPPPIPIGTSNELRVGQSVFAIGNPFGLDWTMTTGIVSALGRELPGEGSLPIRGLIQTDAAINPGNSGGPLIDSAGRLIGVNTAIFSPSGGSAGIGFAVPVDTVNRVVPQLIARGSYAPPRLGILFDPRVDAMLAQDGSSGVMVLGVDPDGPAARAGLVPARISGDGFIVAGDRIIGLGATRVDEAADLIAALEAHRPGDQVELHLRRGDQHKSLRITLGEPR; via the coding sequence ATGAACCGAACCTTTTTCATTCGACTTGTTTCAGCAACCTCTGCCGCGCTCCTTATCATAATTGTGTGGCAGAGCTTTCCTATCATTCAGGGCGTTGTGCTCGGTCGGTTTGCCGAACCGCGCGCCGTGGCTCCGCGCGGCGACCTGGCGGCGTTTGAACAAAGCACCATCACGGTATTCAACGCCGCTCGAGACAGTGTCGTCTTCATCACGACGGCCGAGCGTGTAGTCGATCCCTGGACCCGGAATGCCTATGACGTTCCGCGCGGGAACGGTTCAGGATTCGTCTGGGACGAACTCGGTCATGTGGTGACGAACAATCATGTTATCGCCGGCGCGAGCCGGGCAGTCGTCAGGCTGGCTGATGGCCGTGCCTTCTCCGCGCGCCTGGTGGGGCGTGCCCCCGAGCACGATCTGGCAGTCCTGCATATCGGCGTAGGTTCTGACCGGCCACCGCCAATCCCCATCGGCACCAGCAACGAGTTGCGTGTCGGTCAGAGCGTGTTCGCCATCGGCAATCCGTTTGGCTTGGACTGGACGATGACGACCGGAATTGTCTCGGCTCTCGGCCGCGAATTGCCGGGAGAAGGCAGTCTCCCGATACGTGGCCTGATCCAGACGGACGCAGCAATCAACCCCGGAAATTCCGGTGGCCCTCTGATTGACAGCGCGGGGCGTCTGATCGGCGTCAACACGGCGATTTTCAGTCCATCCGGCGGCAGCGCGGGAATCGGCTTTGCGGTTCCCGTCGATACGGTCAACCGGGTGGTGCCACAGCTCATCGCTCGCGGCAGCTATGCACCACCACGACTCGGCATCTTATTCGATCCCAGGGTCGACGCGATGCTCGCGCAGGATGGCTCCTCCGGCGTCATGGTCCTCGGAGTCGATCCTGACGGCCCCGCTGCCCGCGCGGGACTGGTCCCCGCCCGCATTAGCGGCGATGGGTTCATTGTAGCCGGCGACCGGATAATCGGCCTTGGAGCGACTAGAGTTGATGAAGCGGCTGACCTGATCGCGGCGCTCGAAGCGCATCGCCCCGGGGATCAGGTTGAATTGCACCTCCGGCGCGGCGATCAACACAAGAGCCTCAGGATCACACTTGGCGAACCGCGATAG
- a CDS encoding conserved membrane hypothetical protein (Evidence 4 : Homologs of previously reported genes of unknown function), with protein sequence MKDLQRSGLTREQWSAMTLYEKFEQVVIFVLGVIIAAIVVASVWALMREVVNRLVLGAFDTLDYATFQVVFGMIFTVVIALEFKRSLLVATERSFGILQVRTIVLIALLAIARKFIILDLGETESSKIAALSGAALALGVVHWLVRDQDRREQPPTENADGGQ encoded by the coding sequence ATGAAGGACTTGCAACGATCCGGGCTGACCCGTGAACAATGGTCGGCGATGACGCTCTACGAGAAGTTCGAGCAAGTTGTCATCTTCGTCCTCGGCGTCATCATTGCGGCGATCGTCGTGGCATCGGTCTGGGCGCTGATGCGCGAAGTCGTGAACCGCCTGGTTCTGGGGGCATTCGACACTCTCGATTACGCCACCTTTCAGGTGGTGTTCGGCATGATCTTCACCGTGGTGATCGCGCTCGAGTTCAAGCGCTCCCTTCTTGTTGCGACCGAACGCAGCTTCGGGATCCTCCAGGTCCGCACGATCGTGCTGATCGCGCTCCTCGCCATCGCGCGCAAATTCATCATCCTGGACCTCGGCGAGACGGAATCATCCAAGATTGCCGCACTCTCGGGCGCGGCGCTTGCGCTCGGGGTTGTCCATTGGCTCGTGCGCGATCAGGACCGACGCGAACAGCCCCCTACTGAAAATGCAGATGGCGGTCAATGA
- a CDS encoding Heat shock protein Hsp20, producing the protein MQIKDLIPWARKDGAPDAKSSEDNPIATLQREMNHVFENFWNRVGHFEWPFGSGEAKSDVVETDKAIEVSIELPGMEMKDIEVTVNDDMLTVKGEKKIERQEEKKGYYLSERSYGAIYRTIPLPPGVDGEKAQASFKNGVLTIKLPQTPEAQAKVKRIEVKNG; encoded by the coding sequence ATGCAGATCAAAGACCTCATTCCCTGGGCGCGCAAGGACGGCGCGCCAGACGCCAAGAGCAGCGAAGATAACCCGATCGCGACACTCCAGCGCGAAATGAACCATGTGTTCGAGAACTTCTGGAACCGGGTCGGTCATTTCGAATGGCCCTTTGGCAGCGGCGAAGCGAAATCCGACGTGGTCGAGACCGACAAGGCGATCGAAGTGTCGATCGAGCTGCCGGGCATGGAGATGAAAGACATCGAGGTGACGGTCAACGATGACATGTTGACTGTGAAGGGGGAGAAGAAGATCGAGCGCCAAGAGGAGAAGAAGGGGTACTATCTCTCCGAGCGCAGCTACGGCGCGATCTACCGGACAATTCCGCTCCCTCCCGGTGTGGATGGCGAAAAGGCGCAAGCATCCTTCAAGAACGGGGTTCTGACGATCAAGCTGCCACAGACCCCCGAGGCGCAGGCGAAGGTCAAGCGCATCGAGGTCAAGAACGGCTGA
- a CDS encoding putative molecular chaperone small heat shock protein, hsp20 family (Evidence 3 : Function proposed based on presence of conserved amino acid motif, structural feature or limited homology), producing the protein MSTDITQATEKTPTDSPETTGGGRIYRPLTDIVETDQGVSMMLEMPGVAPDAVEITLENRVLTIRGKVDPVRPENLELAYAEYGEGDFERAFTLSEDFDPDRIEAEMRGGVLTLTLPRAPEAQPKRIAVKGA; encoded by the coding sequence ATGAGCACCGACATCACGCAAGCCACCGAAAAGACACCGACAGACTCGCCCGAGACAACCGGCGGCGGCCGCATCTACCGCCCGCTGACCGATATCGTCGAAACCGATCAGGGCGTCTCCATGATGCTCGAAATGCCTGGGGTCGCCCCCGATGCGGTCGAAATCACGCTGGAAAATCGCGTGTTGACGATCCGCGGCAAGGTTGACCCGGTGCGGCCGGAAAACCTCGAACTTGCCTATGCCGAATATGGCGAGGGCGATTTCGAGCGTGCCTTCACGCTTTCCGAGGACTTCGACCCCGACAGGATCGAAGCCGAGATGCGTGGAGGTGTCCTCACCCTGACGCTCCCCCGAGCCCCTGAAGCGCAGCCGAAAAGGATCGCCGTCAAGGGCGCCTGA
- a CDS encoding Heat shock protein Hsp20: MLYPTYLRRRDPFALMRSMMRDLDRGVWPTSRAAFPAVNVWQGPEAVAVTAELPGIEPGDIEISIKDNVLTLSGERKAPEVPEGARWHRNERGYGRFSRAIRLPFAASDDKVEARMTNGVLRIVISRPEETKPKRIEIKAA, from the coding sequence ATGCTCTATCCGACATATCTGCGCCGCAGGGATCCCTTCGCGCTGATGCGCTCCATGATGCGCGATCTCGACCGCGGCGTCTGGCCGACGTCCCGCGCGGCGTTCCCGGCGGTGAATGTCTGGCAAGGCCCTGAGGCCGTCGCCGTCACCGCTGAACTTCCCGGCATCGAACCGGGCGACATTGAAATTTCGATCAAGGACAACGTCCTGACGCTGTCGGGCGAACGCAAGGCGCCCGAGGTTCCCGAAGGTGCGCGCTGGCACCGCAACGAACGCGGTTACGGCAGGTTCTCCCGCGCTATCCGTCTGCCGTTCGCGGCCTCGGATGACAAGGTCGAGGCGAGGATGACGAACGGCGTATTGCGGATCGTCATCTCCAGGCCCGAGGAAACGAAGCCGAAGAGAATCGAAATCAAGGCAGCCTGA
- a CDS encoding Transcriptional regulator, MarR family has protein sequence MISSDIALIGTTIHRVAQLIQQRIDQEIRGSGLTRLSWMAAAHVEDEPGLTIGDLADRLEAGPATAGQLVDRMVRGGWVERSPSPDDRRAQIVTATSKARAMLKELAPRQSALEDEILQDLSADERRVLLALIERIRARIGR, from the coding sequence ATGATCTCTTCGGACATCGCGCTGATCGGGACGACGATCCACCGGGTCGCGCAGCTCATCCAGCAGCGGATCGACCAAGAAATTCGCGGCAGCGGCCTGACCCGCCTGTCCTGGATGGCGGCGGCGCATGTCGAGGATGAGCCTGGGCTGACCATCGGCGATCTGGCCGACCGGCTGGAGGCCGGCCCGGCCACAGCCGGCCAGCTCGTCGATCGCATGGTCAGGGGCGGCTGGGTCGAGCGGTCGCCCTCGCCCGACGACAGGCGGGCGCAGATCGTCACGGCAACGTCGAAGGCCCGGGCAATGCTGAAGGAACTCGCGCCGCGGCAATCGGCGCTCGAAGATGAAATCCTGCAGGATCTGTCGGCGGACGAAAGGCGCGTCCTGCTGGCGCTGATCGAGCGGATCAGGGCGCGGATCGGGCGCTAG
- the ftsH gene encoding ATP-dependent zinc metalloprotease FtsH — protein MEKKTEYNIWYWVVAFIAVLFIQNLIAGWQSVAPISYSQFEKYLADGKISSVAVGSDTITGAFAEPVDGKKQFVTTVVNPAILERIDRSGIEITGVPQNTFLGTLISWVAPALVFFGIWMLLFRKFADKQGFGGFMQVGRSKAKVYMEKETGVSFADVAGVDEAKAELEEVVEFLRNPAEYGKLGAHIPKGILLVGPPGTGKTLLARAVAGEAGVTFFSISGSEFVEMFVGVGAARVRDLFEQARKSAPAIIFIDELDALGRARSSGQIAGGHDEREQTLNQLLTELDGFDPSVGIVLLAATNRPEILDPALLRAGRFDRQVLVDKPDKKGRIQILGVHMKTVTLAPDVDAEKVAALTPGFSGADLANLVNEAALLATRRKADAVTMDDFNNAVERIIAGLEKRNRVLNPREREIVAHHEMGHALVAMALPGTDPVHKVSIIPRGIGALGYTIQRPTEDRFLMTREELENKIAVLLGGRAAEKIVYDHLSTGAADDLVKATDIARAMVARYGMDEDLGHVSYDTDRPGFLGTGDQSSWLNRRYSDATAERMDAKVRDIVDGVFKRTLSLLEANRALLEQSAQDLLQRETLDEPDLVAIGSKVKRTEAVAA, from the coding sequence ATGGAAAAGAAGACCGAATACAACATCTGGTACTGGGTGGTGGCTTTCATAGCCGTGCTTTTCATCCAGAACCTGATCGCCGGCTGGCAATCCGTCGCGCCGATCAGCTACAGCCAGTTCGAGAAGTATCTCGCTGACGGGAAAATTTCCTCTGTCGCGGTCGGGTCAGACACTATCACAGGCGCCTTCGCCGAACCGGTCGACGGCAAGAAGCAGTTCGTGACGACCGTAGTGAATCCCGCAATCCTGGAACGGATAGACCGGTCAGGTATCGAGATCACTGGCGTTCCGCAAAACACTTTTCTCGGCACGCTGATTTCCTGGGTGGCGCCAGCGCTTGTCTTCTTCGGAATCTGGATGCTGCTGTTCCGCAAGTTCGCCGACAAGCAGGGCTTCGGCGGGTTCATGCAGGTCGGCCGCAGCAAGGCCAAGGTTTACATGGAAAAAGAAACCGGCGTCAGCTTCGCCGACGTGGCCGGTGTGGACGAGGCCAAGGCCGAGCTCGAGGAGGTCGTGGAGTTCCTCAGGAACCCCGCCGAATACGGAAAGCTGGGCGCACATATCCCCAAAGGCATATTGCTCGTCGGGCCGCCGGGCACCGGCAAGACGCTTCTGGCGCGCGCAGTGGCAGGCGAGGCCGGCGTGACCTTCTTTTCGATCTCGGGATCAGAGTTCGTCGAGATGTTCGTGGGCGTCGGTGCCGCGCGGGTGCGCGACCTGTTCGAGCAGGCTCGGAAATCCGCGCCGGCGATCATCTTCATCGACGAACTCGACGCTCTTGGGCGGGCGCGCTCCTCCGGACAGATCGCCGGTGGCCATGATGAGCGTGAGCAGACGCTGAACCAGCTTCTGACCGAGCTCGATGGCTTCGACCCTTCTGTGGGCATCGTGCTCCTGGCCGCCACCAACCGGCCCGAGATCCTCGATCCCGCGCTGCTGCGCGCGGGCCGCTTCGACCGGCAGGTGCTGGTGGACAAGCCCGATAAGAAGGGGCGCATCCAGATTCTCGGCGTGCACATGAAGACGGTGACGCTCGCCCCGGACGTCGATGCCGAGAAGGTCGCGGCCCTGACCCCCGGGTTCTCGGGCGCTGACCTCGCCAACCTCGTCAATGAGGCAGCGCTCCTGGCCACGCGCCGCAAGGCTGATGCGGTGACGATGGACGACTTCAACAATGCCGTGGAGCGTATCATCGCGGGGCTGGAAAAGAGGAACCGCGTTCTGAACCCGCGCGAACGCGAGATCGTGGCGCATCACGAGATGGGGCACGCGCTGGTGGCGATGGCTCTGCCCGGCACGGATCCGGTGCACAAGGTCTCGATCATCCCGCGCGGCATCGGCGCGCTCGGCTACACCATCCAGCGCCCGACCGAGGACCGCTTCCTGATGACGCGCGAGGAGCTGGAGAACAAGATCGCCGTCCTCCTCGGCGGGCGCGCGGCCGAGAAGATCGTCTACGACCACCTCTCGACCGGGGCGGCCGACGATCTGGTCAAGGCCACCGATATCGCCCGCGCCATGGTCGCGCGGTACGGGATGGACGAAGACCTCGGGCATGTTAGCTACGACACCGATCGGCCCGGCTTTCTCGGCACCGGCGACCAGTCGTCGTGGCTGAACCGCCGCTACAGCGACGCCACTGCCGAGCGGATGGACGCGAAGGTGCGCGACATCGTGGATGGCGTGTTCAAGCGCACCCTCTCGCTTCTCGAAGCCAACCGGGCGCTGCTCGAGCAATCGGCGCAGGATCTCCTGCAACGCGAGACACTGGACGAGCCCGATCTGGTGGCAATTGGGTCCAAGGTGAAAAGAACGGAAGCCGTCGCTGCGTGA